Proteins encoded within one genomic window of Streptomyces profundus:
- a CDS encoding MMPL family transporter: MPSSTRRIRWLIPVVVLLVWLGVGAGFGPFAGRLGEVATNDQAAFLPGGAESTRVLEAQKAFRQDETLPAIVVWTSDEEGGPLDEERRAAASEVLAALADDPAVVTEPSPALPAEDGLALQGVVPLDPDLDEELSEALERLTRAAEGVLGTSVQIAGPAASQADLSDAFAGIDGLLLGVALTTVLLILLLVYRSVPLPLVIIVGAMFALALACAVVYLLADLDVVRVDGQVQGILFILVIGAATDYALLLTARYREELARGDDRMAAMRTALRRSLGPITASAATVAAGLLALLLSDLTNNRALGPVGAIGIGCAVLSALTFLPAVLVLLGRGAYWPARPRPAGGRDRAHGLWTRVAALVDRAPRKVWVATLVVLLAGAAFAPTLNTRGVPLDEVFVNDAPSVAAQETLGEHFPGGSGNPAVVIADADALDEVVRAAEGTRGVASVAPVTASGRPDGGPPLEVDGRVRLEATLTDASDSTAAEETVLRLREAVHAVSDADALVGGYTAQRYDTQRTAAHDRTLIVPVVLVIILLILIALLRSLVMPVLLVATVALNFLTTLGVSALVFQNLLGFGGTDSSVPLYGFVFLVALGVDYNIFLMSRVREEALEHGPREGVLRGLTTTGGVITSAGVVLAATFAALGVIPLAFLVQIAFIVAFGVLLDTLVVRSLLVPALVRDMGRAAWWPGALSRAPDGARRGRP, from the coding sequence ATGCCCAGCAGCACTCGGCGGATCCGTTGGCTGATCCCCGTCGTCGTCCTTCTCGTCTGGCTCGGCGTCGGCGCCGGCTTCGGCCCGTTCGCCGGCAGGCTCGGGGAGGTCGCCACCAACGACCAGGCCGCGTTCCTCCCCGGCGGCGCCGAGTCCACCCGGGTGCTGGAGGCCCAGAAGGCGTTCCGTCAGGACGAGACCCTGCCGGCGATCGTGGTGTGGACCTCGGACGAGGAGGGCGGTCCCCTCGATGAGGAGCGGCGGGCGGCGGCGAGCGAGGTACTCGCCGCGCTGGCCGACGACCCGGCGGTGGTGACGGAGCCGTCGCCCGCGCTGCCGGCCGAGGACGGTCTGGCCCTCCAGGGGGTGGTGCCGCTGGATCCCGATCTCGACGAGGAGTTGTCCGAGGCCCTGGAGCGGCTCACCCGGGCCGCCGAGGGGGTCCTCGGCACCAGCGTCCAGATCGCGGGTCCGGCGGCCAGCCAGGCGGACCTCTCGGACGCCTTCGCCGGCATCGACGGTCTGCTGCTCGGGGTCGCGCTGACGACGGTGCTGCTGATCCTGCTGCTGGTCTACCGCAGCGTGCCGCTGCCCCTGGTGATCATCGTCGGGGCCATGTTCGCCCTGGCGTTGGCCTGCGCGGTGGTCTATCTGCTGGCCGACCTCGACGTGGTGCGGGTGGACGGCCAGGTCCAGGGCATCCTCTTCATCCTGGTGATCGGGGCGGCGACCGACTACGCGCTGCTGCTCACGGCGCGCTACCGCGAGGAGTTGGCGCGCGGGGACGACCGGATGGCGGCCATGCGGACCGCGCTGCGCCGCTCCCTCGGCCCGATCACGGCGAGCGCGGCCACCGTGGCGGCCGGCCTGTTGGCGCTGTTGCTCAGCGACCTCACCAACAACCGCGCCCTCGGCCCGGTGGGCGCGATCGGGATCGGCTGCGCGGTGCTCAGCGCGTTGACGTTCCTGCCCGCGGTGCTGGTGCTGCTCGGCCGCGGGGCGTACTGGCCGGCCAGGCCGCGGCCGGCGGGCGGGCGGGATCGGGCGCACGGGCTGTGGACCCGGGTCGCGGCGCTGGTGGACCGGGCCCCGCGCAAGGTCTGGGTCGCCACCCTGGTGGTGCTGCTCGCGGGGGCCGCGTTCGCCCCGACCCTCAACACCAGGGGTGTGCCGCTTGACGAGGTCTTCGTCAACGACGCGCCGTCGGTGGCCGCCCAGGAGACGCTGGGTGAGCACTTCCCCGGCGGTTCCGGCAATCCGGCGGTGGTGATCGCGGACGCGGACGCGCTGGACGAGGTGGTCCGCGCGGCCGAGGGCACGCGCGGCGTGGCCTCGGTGGCACCGGTGACCGCGTCGGGCCGCCCGGACGGGGGCCCGCCGCTGGAGGTGGACGGCCGCGTCCGGCTGGAGGCGACGCTCACCGACGCGTCGGACAGCACGGCGGCCGAGGAGACCGTCCTCCGGCTGCGGGAGGCGGTGCACGCGGTGTCCGACGCGGACGCGCTGGTCGGCGGCTACACCGCCCAGCGGTACGACACCCAGCGCACCGCCGCGCACGACAGGACGCTGATCGTCCCCGTGGTGTTGGTGATCATTCTGCTGATCCTGATCGCCCTGCTGCGCTCGTTGGTGATGCCGGTGTTGCTGGTCGCGACCGTGGCCCTCAACTTTCTGACCACGCTGGGGGTTTCCGCGCTGGTCTTCCAGAACCTGCTGGGCTTCGGCGGGACCGACTCCTCCGTGCCGCTCTACGGGTTCGTGTTCCTGGTGGCCCTGGGCGTGGACTACAACATCTTCCTGATGTCCCGGGTGCGGGAGGAGGCGCTGGAGCACGGCCCGCGCGAGGGGGTGCTGCGCGGGCTCACCACCACCGGCGGGGTGATCACCTCCGCCGGGGTGGTGCTGGCCGCGACGTTCGCCGCGCTGGGGGTGATCCCGCTGGCCTTCCTGGTGCAGATCGCGTTCATCGTGGCCTTCGGGGTGCTGCTGGACACCCTGGTGGTGCGGTCACTCCTGGTGCCGGCGCTGGTCAGGGACATGGGCCGGGCCGCCTGGTGGCCCGGCGCGCTGAGCCGGGCACCGGACGGGGCCCGCCGGGGCCGCCCCTGA
- a CDS encoding MarR family winged helix-turn-helix transcriptional regulator — protein MASTDDSASDLQAFARQLRHLNGEINRLVHGFALAQGLHPTDVQALAVILDSEAPLTPGNLRSRLGLTSGAVTACLDRLERAGHVRRSRASEDRRVVHVHYAASARPAAREHFRPLAAAAESTRAGFSAAELAVVSRFLNALNEELGELRTPRR, from the coding sequence ATGGCCAGTACCGACGACTCGGCGAGCGATCTCCAGGCGTTCGCCCGACAGCTGCGGCACCTGAACGGGGAGATCAACCGTCTGGTCCACGGTTTCGCGCTGGCCCAGGGGCTGCATCCGACCGATGTGCAGGCGCTGGCCGTGATCCTGGACAGCGAGGCGCCGCTGACGCCGGGGAACCTGCGGAGCCGGCTGGGGCTCACCTCGGGGGCCGTCACCGCCTGCCTCGACCGGTTGGAGCGCGCGGGCCATGTGCGGCGTTCGCGTGCGAGCGAGGACCGCAGAGTCGTCCATGTGCACTACGCGGCGAGCGCCAGGCCGGCGGCGCGCGAGCACTTCCGTCCGCTGGCCGCCGCCGCCGAGAGCACCCGCGCGGGGTTCAGCGCGGCGGAGCTGGCCGTGGTGTCGCGCTTTCTGAACGCGCTCAACGAGGAGTTGGGCGAGCTGCGGACGCCGCGGCGCTGA
- a CDS encoding cryptochrome/photolyase family protein produces MSTAHWLFGDQLGPHFTAPGDGGPARRAPLVMIEARSVLRRRRFHRAKAHLVLSAMRHRAAELGDRVRYIRADTYREGLRTAVGDARVTVHHPTSRAALALVTALDQVTVLPPRGFLLAPEDFRAWADRYHESGLRQENLYRRVRRAHGLLMDGDQPAGGRWNLDHDNREPPPRHASTLGLPAPYRPREDAIDEEVRADLDRWERDGEVSFVGRDGPRAFPATRREALAALHRFVDRRLATFGPREDAMLADDPVLSHSLLSSSLNLGLLDPGECVALAEDAWRAGKAPLGSVEGFVRQIAGWREYVWHLYWYAGADYRDRNALGHTAPLPDWFLDLDADAVTARCLATVLAQVRDTGWTHHIPRLMVLGSYALQRGWHPLAVTDWFHRSFVDGYDWVMLPNVIGMSQHADGGLMATKPYTSGGSYLQRMSDYCGPCAYRPGDRVGERACPFTAGYWAFLDRHRETFADNARMSRPLRGLDRLADLTELLHQREAGSDAAPP; encoded by the coding sequence GTGAGCACCGCGCACTGGCTCTTCGGGGACCAACTCGGCCCGCACTTCACCGCCCCCGGCGACGGCGGCCCCGCCCGCCGGGCGCCGCTGGTGATGATCGAGGCCCGCTCGGTGCTGCGCCGACGCCGCTTCCACCGCGCCAAGGCCCACCTCGTGCTCTCCGCGATGCGCCACCGGGCGGCCGAACTCGGCGACCGCGTCCGCTACATCAGGGCCGACACCTACCGGGAAGGGCTGCGCACCGCCGTGGGCGACGCCCGGGTGACCGTCCACCACCCCACCTCGCGCGCCGCGCTGGCGCTGGTCACCGCCCTGGACCAGGTCACGGTGCTGCCGCCGCGCGGCTTCCTGCTCGCCCCCGAGGACTTCCGCGCCTGGGCCGACCGGTACCACGAGAGCGGGCTGCGCCAGGAGAACCTCTACCGCCGGGTGCGCCGCGCCCACGGCCTGCTGATGGACGGGGACCAACCCGCCGGCGGGCGGTGGAACCTCGACCACGACAACCGCGAACCGCCGCCCCGCCACGCCTCGACCCTGGGCCTGCCGGCGCCCTACCGCCCGCGCGAGGACGCCATCGACGAGGAGGTGCGGGCCGATCTCGACCGCTGGGAACGCGACGGCGAGGTGTCGTTCGTCGGCCGGGACGGCCCCCGCGCCTTCCCCGCCACCCGACGCGAGGCACTCGCCGCGCTCCACCGCTTCGTCGACCGCCGGCTGGCCACCTTCGGGCCCCGCGAGGACGCCATGCTCGCCGACGATCCGGTGCTCAGCCACAGCCTGCTGTCGTCCTCGCTCAACCTCGGGCTGCTCGACCCGGGGGAGTGCGTGGCCCTGGCCGAGGACGCCTGGCGCGCCGGAAAGGCGCCGCTGGGCAGCGTGGAGGGCTTCGTCCGGCAGATCGCCGGCTGGCGCGAGTACGTCTGGCACCTCTACTGGTACGCCGGCGCCGACTACCGCGACCGCAACGCGCTGGGGCACACCGCGCCGCTGCCCGACTGGTTCCTCGACCTCGACGCCGACGCCGTCACCGCCCGCTGCCTGGCCACCGTCCTCGCCCAGGTGCGCGACACCGGCTGGACCCACCACATCCCGCGCCTGATGGTCCTGGGCAGCTACGCCCTACAGCGCGGCTGGCACCCCCTCGCCGTCACCGACTGGTTCCACCGCAGCTTCGTGGACGGCTACGACTGGGTGATGCTGCCCAATGTGATCGGCATGTCCCAACACGCCGACGGCGGACTGATGGCCACCAAGCCCTACACCTCGGGCGGCTCCTACCTCCAGCGGATGAGCGACTACTGCGGGCCCTGCGCCTACCGCCCCGGCGACCGGGTGGGGGAGCGGGCCTGCCCGTTCACCGCCGGCTACTGGGCCTTCCTGGACCGCCACCGTGAGACGTTCGCCGACAACGCACGGATGTCCAGGCCCCTGCGGGGCCTGGACCGTCTCGCCGACCTGACCGAGCTGCTCCACCAGCGGGAGGCCGGATCGGACGCCGCGCCCCCGTGA
- a CDS encoding DUF2264 domain-containing protein, producing the protein MTPPPGESAGLPPEDRTTSPHTGWTRAHWAALADGLLTAVDRHRSPRGARVDLPGPASGHGPDSDGLEGFARTFLLAGFRILGERGADPTGLLERYAAGLAAGTDPASPEAWPRPDRLGQAKVEAASIALILQLTRPWLWDRLDDAVRHRTVDWLATVVGQPYPPINWVWFRVVVESFLREVGGPWSAADIEEDLAVHARLRRPGGWLSDGADQRAYDHYTGWALHLYPLLWARAFDVTGTLCPPALRQTWADDLGRYLHDAVHLIGADGSPLLQGRSLIYRFASAAPLWTAAYTDVGELPPGLLRRAASGTLRHFTEHGVPDRDGLLTLGWHHAWPPMKQSYSGPGSPYWAAKGMLGLALPADHPVWTAPEEPLPVERGDVQRVIEAPGWLVSGRRDDGVITVVNHGTDHAAPGAGGTDAPLYARLGYSTATVPPLTGPTSRAPLDNAVVVLDQEGRATHRTGFTHHYARAEAGGVLLAASGGRTHWVEPAADAGPDHGSGHPGTTTRGPVVTVVSVVRDGVEVRLARVVFDEPQERPVTVRLGGWPLAAADRPTTGPGALARTDRLRSTLHPLRGLDRAGVTVVRDAGPLGGWTAIPWLATGGRLPADGLVAARVTLTGTEEHPHEPPELLVAVERVTLRWPDGHRLDVTI; encoded by the coding sequence ATGACCCCTCCGCCAGGGGAGTCCGCCGGTCTCCCACCCGAGGACCGCACCACGTCCCCGCACACCGGCTGGACCCGCGCCCACTGGGCCGCGCTCGCCGACGGGCTGCTCACCGCCGTGGACCGCCACCGCTCCCCGCGCGGCGCCCGCGTCGACCTGCCGGGCCCCGCCAGCGGCCACGGCCCGGACTCCGACGGCCTTGAGGGCTTCGCCCGCACCTTCCTGCTGGCCGGCTTCCGCATCCTCGGCGAACGCGGCGCCGACCCCACCGGCCTGCTGGAGCGCTACGCCGCGGGCCTGGCCGCCGGCACCGACCCCGCCTCGCCCGAAGCCTGGCCGCGCCCCGACCGGTTGGGCCAGGCCAAGGTGGAGGCCGCGTCGATCGCGCTGATCCTGCAACTCACCCGCCCCTGGCTCTGGGACCGGCTCGACGACGCCGTGCGGCACCGCACCGTCGACTGGCTGGCCACCGTCGTCGGCCAGCCCTACCCGCCGATCAACTGGGTCTGGTTCCGCGTCGTCGTCGAGTCCTTCCTCCGCGAGGTCGGCGGGCCCTGGTCGGCCGCCGACATCGAGGAGGACCTCGCCGTCCACGCCCGGCTGCGCCGCCCCGGCGGCTGGCTCTCCGACGGCGCCGACCAGCGCGCCTACGACCACTACACCGGCTGGGCCCTGCACCTCTACCCGCTGCTCTGGGCCAGGGCGTTCGACGTCACCGGCACCCTCTGCCCACCCGCGCTCCGCCAGACCTGGGCGGACGACCTCGGCCGCTACCTCCACGACGCGGTCCACCTCATCGGCGCCGACGGCTCCCCGCTGCTCCAGGGCCGCAGCCTGATCTACCGCTTCGCCAGCGCCGCGCCGCTGTGGACCGCCGCCTACACGGACGTCGGCGAACTGCCGCCCGGGCTGCTGCGCCGCGCCGCCAGCGGCACCCTGCGGCACTTCACTGAACACGGCGTCCCCGACCGGGACGGCCTGCTCACCCTCGGCTGGCACCACGCCTGGCCGCCCATGAAACAGTCCTACTCGGGGCCCGGATCGCCCTACTGGGCCGCCAAGGGCATGCTCGGCCTCGCCCTTCCCGCCGACCATCCCGTGTGGACCGCGCCGGAGGAGCCGCTGCCCGTGGAGCGCGGCGACGTCCAACGGGTCATCGAGGCACCCGGCTGGCTGGTCTCGGGACGCCGCGACGACGGCGTGATCACCGTCGTCAACCACGGCACCGACCACGCCGCCCCCGGCGCCGGCGGCACCGACGCCCCCCTCTACGCCCGGCTCGGCTACTCCACGGCCACCGTCCCGCCGCTCACCGGGCCCACGTCCAGGGCCCCGCTCGACAACGCCGTCGTCGTGCTGGACCAGGAAGGCCGCGCCACCCACCGCACCGGATTCACCCACCACTACGCCAGAGCCGAGGCCGGCGGCGTGCTGCTGGCCGCCTCCGGCGGCCGGACCCACTGGGTGGAGCCGGCGGCGGACGCGGGACCCGACCACGGCTCCGGCCACCCCGGCACGACCACCAGGGGGCCGGTCGTCACCGTCGTGTCCGTGGTCAGGGACGGCGTCGAAGTCCGGCTGGCGCGCGTGGTGTTCGACGAGCCCCAGGAGCGGCCGGTCACCGTCAGGCTCGGCGGCTGGCCGCTCGCCGCCGCCGACCGCCCGACCACGGGCCCCGGGGCGCTGGCCCGCACCGACCGGCTGCGCTCCACCCTCCACCCGCTGCGCGGCCTGGACCGCGCCGGGGTGACGGTGGTCCGCGACGCCGGCCCGCTCGGCGGCTGGACGGCGATCCCCTGGCTGGCCACCGGGGGCCGGCTCCCCGCCGACGGCCTCGTCGCCGCCCGCGTCACGCTCACCGGCACCGAGGAACACCCGCACGAACCACCGGAGTTGCTGGTCGCCGTCGAACGGGTGACACTCCGCTGGCCGGACGGCCACCGGCTCGACGTGACGATCTGA